Proteins encoded in a region of the Flavobacteriaceae bacterium HL-DH10 genome:
- a CDS encoding ABC transporter ATP-binding protein: MDSILTINNLTKKFGSLTAVKNLSFTINKGNVYGILGPNGSGKSTTLGMVLNVVNKTEGNFYWFDGNTSTHNALKKVGAIIERPNFYPYMTAYQNLKLVCKIKEVDFNKIDEKLEVVGLLDRKNHKFKTYSLGMKQRLAIASALLNDPEILILDEPTNGLDPQGIHQIRGIIKQIAAKGTTILLASHLLDEVEKVCSHVLVLRKGEKLYSGRVDEMISSHGFFELKCNNQDNLITFIENNTAFRKIKIEGDIITAFLNEPMKSDDFNKQLFEAGIILTHLVQRKESLEEQFLQLTDNN, translated from the coding sequence TTGGATTCTATTCTTACCATTAATAATCTCACAAAAAAATTCGGAAGCTTAACAGCTGTCAAAAACCTATCGTTTACTATAAACAAAGGTAATGTTTATGGTATTTTAGGTCCAAACGGCAGTGGAAAATCTACCACACTGGGCATGGTTTTAAATGTTGTAAATAAAACTGAAGGTAATTTTTATTGGTTTGACGGAAACACCTCAACACACAATGCCTTAAAAAAAGTAGGTGCTATTATTGAACGCCCAAACTTTTATCCTTACATGACGGCTTACCAAAATTTAAAATTAGTTTGTAAGATTAAAGAAGTCGATTTTAATAAAATTGATGAAAAATTAGAAGTTGTTGGGCTATTAGACAGAAAAAACCATAAGTTCAAAACCTATTCTTTAGGCATGAAACAGCGGTTAGCAATAGCTTCTGCTCTATTAAACGATCCTGAAATTTTAATTCTTGACGAACCAACAAATGGCTTAGACCCTCAAGGCATTCATCAAATTAGAGGGATAATTAAACAAATTGCTGCAAAAGGTACAACCATATTATTAGCCTCTCATCTATTAGATGAAGTTGAAAAAGTATGCTCTCATGTTTTGGTACTTCGTAAAGGCGAAAAATTATATTCAGGTCGTGTAGATGAAATGATTTCTAGCCATGGTTTTTTTGAATTGAAATGTAATAATCAAGACAACCTCATTACATTTATTGAAAATAATACTGCTTTTAGAAAAATTAAAATTGAAGGTGACATAATTACTGCATTTTTAAATGAGCCGATGAAATCTGATGATTTTAACAAACAGCTTTTTGAAGCAGGTATTATTTTAACACATTTAGTACAACGCAAAGAAAGCTTAGAAGAGCAGTTTTTACAATTAACAGATAATAATTAG
- a CDS encoding ABC transporter permease subunit, with translation MLRLLNLELQKLLLNRTSKILIFVSFILPFFVILLSSLKINVFGFFTLELGELGIFNFPIIWHLTTFFASQFKFFFAIVVVSMIGNEYSNKTIKQNLIDGLSKKEFILSKFYTIVFFSLVSTVLITLISFCIGMYYSSYNEINIIIRETNFLVAYFVKLVGFFSLCLFFGMLVKRSAFALAFLFILYILEWIVFGLITWQSNIEVAEKIQNFFPLKSMYKLIDQPFQRIAMTKFPDKVDLSYDYAVHWQEIIIVLGWTAVFIFLSYRLLKKRDL, from the coding sequence ATGTTACGACTTTTAAATTTAGAATTACAAAAGCTTTTACTTAATAGAACAAGTAAAATACTCATTTTTGTATCTTTTATTTTACCTTTTTTTGTTATATTATTATCATCACTAAAAATTAATGTATTCGGTTTTTTTACTCTAGAACTTGGAGAATTAGGGATTTTCAACTTCCCTATAATATGGCACTTAACAACTTTTTTTGCTTCACAATTCAAGTTTTTCTTTGCAATTGTTGTTGTAAGTATGATAGGAAATGAATACAGTAACAAAACCATAAAACAAAACTTAATAGATGGTTTAAGCAAAAAGGAATTTATTCTTTCTAAATTTTATACCATTGTGTTCTTTTCTTTAGTTTCTACGGTATTAATAACTTTAATTTCGTTTTGCATTGGCATGTATTATTCTAGTTACAATGAAATAAATATTATAATAAGAGAAACAAACTTTTTAGTAGCATACTTTGTAAAGCTAGTTGGATTTTTTAGTTTGTGTTTGTTTTTTGGTATGTTAGTTAAACGCTCTGCATTTGCTTTAGCCTTTTTATTTATTTTATATATTTTAGAGTGGATTGTTTTCGGACTTATAACATGGCAATCAAATATTGAAGTTGCTGAAAAAATCCAGAATTTCTTCCCCCTTAAATCTATGTATAAGTTAATTGATCAACCATTTCAAAGAATTGCAATGACTAAGTTTCCTGATAAAGTTGACTTATCATACGATTACGCTGTGCATTGGCAAGAAATCATTATTGTGCTTGGTTGGACTGCTGTATTTATCTTTTTGTCGTACAGATTGTTAAAAAAGCGAGATTTATAA
- a CDS encoding T9SS type B sorting domain-containing protein — protein sequence MKKIIAVFLFINGIFCFAQKEASNWYFGNNAGITFNTDGSVTALNDGKLSTIEGCTSISDTNGNLLFYTDGITVYNKNHTVIANGLYGDPSSTQSAIIVPKPNDPNIYYIFTIDTSTGDDPDFGFNYSIIDISLNGGLGDITLKNSNLLQDSSEKISAVVKDCKTQSIWVITFANPTGAPTNIYNTFHAFEVSNSGINTIPISSTFADINIEDQRGYLKLSPDGTKMACANSRSGLYLYDFDASTGIVSNQTKLTISGRNTNPYGIEFSPNSQLLYIHASNDFFDFDNPSNNNIPSNHTSSLIQYNLLTSNIGASATIIDDRQLYRGGLQLGPDGKIYRALSSTYNSGTSYLGVIKDPNNLGLACNYVHNAINLAPNSSSQGLPPFITSFFSEKIDIINNNSNIFSTSLSLCEEETYTLIADDINGATYIWKRNDVVLPEESEFYLIVSQDGLYEVFIDPNTGECDKNLEGQAKITFNPNPMAYDYTLIQCDEDGIFGGFTRFNLNEATAYLTNNVTGLSVKFYTDIARTNEITNTISYNYNADNPKPIYIKVIDNVTNCFDVSELTLELNTTQFNNFSATALCDEINSEDGINTFNLNDITTEIQSFNNIAFPINYYRNYDDALLEENNLGTSFINTNHPYKQTIYARIENDNDCFGISEVYLTVNKLPEIEIEDLTYYCLNDFPKAITINAGIINDSPNNYTYNWSTGESTYDIDINEIGTYSVIVTNTNGCSKKRTIIVEPSNTASIENINIVDVTENNTITILVSGEGTYEYNLIDENNTRSRPYQESNIFENVAPGIYTANVMDIKNNCGSISQKVSVIGFPKVFTPNGDGYNDTWQVYGISNMFQPNSKILIFNRFGKLIKELNPLGEGWNGTFNGNILPSDDYWFSVKLQDGRVFKNHFTLKH from the coding sequence ATGAAAAAAATAATAGCAGTTTTTCTTTTTATTAATGGCATATTTTGTTTTGCACAAAAAGAAGCTTCTAATTGGTATTTTGGAAACAATGCTGGTATAACTTTCAACACAGATGGCAGTGTTACAGCACTAAACGATGGAAAATTAAGCACCATAGAAGGTTGCACTTCTATATCAGATACCAATGGAAACTTATTATTCTATACTGATGGTATTACCGTTTACAATAAAAACCATACGGTAATTGCAAATGGATTATATGGAGATCCTTCAAGTACACAATCGGCCATTATTGTTCCAAAACCAAATGATCCTAATATTTATTATATTTTCACTATTGATACATCTACTGGTGACGACCCTGACTTTGGATTTAATTATTCTATAATAGACATCTCTTTAAATGGTGGTTTAGGTGATATTACATTAAAAAACAGTAACCTCCTTCAGGATAGCTCTGAAAAAATATCAGCAGTAGTAAAAGATTGTAAAACACAATCTATTTGGGTTATTACTTTTGCTAACCCTACTGGAGCTCCTACAAACATCTACAATACATTTCATGCCTTTGAAGTTAGTAACTCAGGTATAAACACAATACCTATTTCTTCTACATTTGCAGATATAAATATCGAGGATCAAAGAGGCTATTTAAAACTATCACCCGATGGCACTAAAATGGCTTGTGCTAATAGTAGAAGTGGTTTATATTTATATGATTTCGATGCCTCAACGGGGATTGTAAGTAACCAAACTAAATTAACTATAAGTGGAAGAAACACAAATCCCTATGGTATAGAGTTTTCTCCTAATAGTCAATTACTTTACATTCATGCGTCTAACGATTTTTTTGATTTTGATAACCCTTCTAATAATAATATCCCTTCTAATCATACCTCATCATTGATACAATACAATTTACTTACATCTAACATTGGTGCTTCTGCAACTATTATTGATGATAGACAATTGTACAGAGGTGGTTTGCAACTAGGGCCAGATGGCAAAATATATAGAGCATTAAGCTCCACATATAATTCTGGCACTTCTTACCTAGGGGTAATTAAAGACCCTAATAATTTAGGTTTAGCATGCAATTATGTTCATAATGCTATCAACCTAGCTCCTAACTCTTCATCTCAAGGATTACCTCCATTTATAACGTCCTTTTTTTCTGAAAAAATTGATATTATAAATAATAATAGCAATATATTTTCAACATCTTTATCCTTATGTGAGGAAGAAACTTATACTCTAATCGCAGATGATATTAATGGAGCAACCTATATTTGGAAACGTAATGATGTCGTTTTACCGGAGGAAAGTGAGTTCTATTTAATAGTTTCTCAAGATGGATTGTATGAAGTCTTCATTGATCCAAACACTGGTGAATGTGACAAAAACCTTGAGGGACAAGCGAAAATAACATTTAACCCAAACCCCATGGCTTATGATTATACTTTAATTCAATGTGATGAAGATGGTATTTTTGGCGGATTTACAAGATTTAATTTAAATGAAGCTACTGCTTATTTAACAAATAATGTTACAGGTCTCTCTGTTAAATTCTACACAGATATTGCAAGAACAAATGAAATAACCAATACCATTTCTTATAATTATAATGCTGATAACCCAAAACCTATATACATAAAGGTTATTGATAATGTGACAAATTGTTTCGATGTATCTGAATTAACACTTGAACTTAACACGACCCAATTCAACAATTTTTCAGCAACAGCTTTATGTGATGAAATAAATTCTGAAGATGGAATAAACACATTTAATCTTAATGATATTACAACTGAAATACAATCTTTTAATAATATTGCATTCCCTATCAATTATTACAGAAATTATGATGATGCATTATTAGAAGAAAATAATTTAGGAACTTCTTTTATTAACACCAATCATCCATATAAACAAACTATTTACGCACGTATTGAAAATGATAATGATTGTTTCGGTATTAGTGAGGTATATTTAACTGTAAATAAATTACCTGAAATCGAAATTGAAGATTTAACTTATTATTGCTTAAACGACTTTCCTAAAGCCATCACGATAAATGCTGGAATTATAAACGATTCACCCAATAACTACACCTACAATTGGTCTACAGGTGAAAGCACCTATGATATTGACATAAACGAAATAGGAACGTATTCCGTTATAGTAACAAATACTAATGGATGCTCAAAAAAGAGAACAATTATTGTTGAGCCTTCTAATACTGCATCCATAGAAAACATAAACATCGTTGATGTTACTGAAAACAACACAATCACCATACTGGTCTCTGGAGAAGGTACTTACGAGTATAACTTAATTGATGAAAATAACACACGATCTAGACCGTATCAAGAAAGTAATATATTCGAAAATGTAGCTCCTGGAATATATACTGCTAATGTAATGGATATAAAAAATAATTGTGGCTCAATAAGCCAAAAAGTATCTGTAATAGGGTTCCCTAAAGTATTTACACCTAATGGTGATGGTTATAATGACACTTGGCAAGTTTATGGTATTTCTAATATGTTTCAACCTAACTCTAAAATACTTATTTTTAATAGATTTGGTAAATTGATAAAAGAGTTAAATCCTTTAGGTGAAGGTTGGAATGGTACATTTAATGGTAATATTTTACCTTCTGATGATTATTGGTTTTCTGTAAAATTACAAGATGGTAGAGTTTTTAAAAACCATTTCACTTTAAAACATTAA
- a CDS encoding choice-of-anchor L domain-containing protein has product MNKCLHTYFFLVIFCCSFSLVFSQKITVDNSANLEQLIQDNLEKGCVSITNITSSINGSSYGFSSYAQFNRGNSNFPFQSGIMMTTGNALSAGNSTITPTLSDGPTNWGSDSDLEAALGVNNTYNTTVIEFDFVSTSNQLQFNYLLASEEYESVNSCQFSDGFAFLIKPTGSGSAYDNIAVIPNTTTPVNTGNIHPQIGSNCPAINEQYFEGYNLGDTNYEGRTTVLTASTAIVPYAQYHIKLVIADQSDETFDSAVFIEADSFKILDLGDDISTCSGAALLNADIQNPSATYRWFLNNNEIDGQTNSTLNAIQSGTYSVEVTVPLNDSACVEEDDIIVVLNTEENISPISDYEMCDDVSNGVGVESFDLSLKDSEIITNIQNIPFTNYTFSYHLSDADARNNNGITTIENTISPQPIIVRIEDTDTGCLGFTRFNLIVNPIPNITPPTTLNVCDSDENPDGYSIIDLTEKDDEITGGQNNLIVTYYSNPDDADIGSGDNQIITYTNSTTPSDTVFVRVYDTQTGCYNTTTLDINMDISPIVNTDTQYIDACDHDPIDGFATFDLTEVLADIIGTLTGVTPSFHETYLDAESGSNPIADATNYNNIQQNLQEVYVRIEDDNTRCYRIVPIEIHTNLLLTGTSVEDFALCDTEGSGGIIGFPLNTVQSFIANGLPNIKVTFYDSEDDRDNSNNPIPKGVLFEVSATSPKTLYIRIDNGDCNEVAEIRLIVNPILLFEPTAPITYCDNDDDVTDGSVSVDLSYFDDIVTGGNTDFTTRYFLQQDDTNNDALALPPFHTVTGTETIYVRIENVDTGCKTVSNFDIEIIQAPETTNPDPIIICDNDQDGFSIINLNDVITKVVTDPTQFNIDFYTSLDDADAGNNPIPVSERDTYNSNTQTIYIKVENTTCYKITPLEVIINTTPVFPIIEPLQVCEDDNDQIEAFILSDKDAEILNGQIGKEVYYFEKETDALTGNTANAIDKYNDFFNTSPTQTIYVRVENITAPDCYGTDAFTIRVSSNPIYNTAFEDYFQCDDESNDEKHLFDLNEKITEIKQGAPNPDDLEISFHLFDDDAQFGNLPVSLQYTNISNPQKLYVRIKSTNTQCIVVDEFDIKIIPAPNLTDASPFRVCDNDSNRYDGVTEFNLDDADYQNLDRIQTGVVVHYFENFDDINQDDALDNSLAIANPTNYISNTKTVYIKVTNTLTECFTIIPLDLVVESPPVINNIGTILICDNDTNTYDLLQVNYMLLTDPSTASISYYNSIDDAKDDNATPIGNIFNYTSSIHTIFVRLENTDFNCFVTTSFNLQINPNPIAYTPEDLTECDDDYDGVFEFDLSQNDDDIVGTQNPTLFTVTYYTDLTKAEAGIAEINYSHPAINGDIIFARIENKDTRCYDITQFTVFVNPLPAIYINDVIPLCVNNLPLIIDAQTENPADTYLWSTGETTPQIELDLGDIGNYWVTVTRAYTNAPSCEYTKSFSVIESAIADINFTTTVDFAEPNKITIDASGIGDYVYILDNGEPQVSNVFENVTLGPHTVTVRDLNGCEDISQEVTVFDIPKFVTPNNDGYFDTWHVVDHNQLPGTIVYIYDRYGKLIKTLPHTSIGWDGTYNGYNMPADDYWFVANIIQQGNAFTIKGHFALKR; this is encoded by the coding sequence ATGAATAAATGCCTACATACATATTTCTTTTTAGTTATATTTTGTTGTAGCTTTTCTTTAGTGTTTTCTCAAAAAATAACTGTAGACAATTCAGCGAACTTAGAACAACTTATTCAAGATAACCTTGAAAAAGGTTGTGTTTCAATTACAAATATAACTTCATCTATAAATGGAAGTAGTTATGGTTTTTCAAGTTATGCTCAATTTAATAGAGGCAATTCTAACTTTCCGTTTCAAAGTGGTATAATGATGACTACTGGTAATGCTTTATCTGCTGGAAATTCAACAATTACACCAACACTTAGTGATGGTCCAACAAATTGGGGATCAGACTCAGATCTAGAAGCTGCATTAGGAGTTAATAACACATATAATACAACCGTTATAGAGTTTGATTTTGTATCAACTTCTAATCAATTACAGTTTAATTATTTATTAGCCTCAGAAGAATATGAAAGTGTAAATTCTTGTCAATTTTCTGATGGTTTTGCATTTTTAATAAAACCAACAGGAAGTGGTTCTGCTTATGATAATATAGCCGTAATTCCAAATACGACAACACCAGTAAACACAGGAAATATCCACCCACAAATAGGTTCCAATTGCCCAGCAATAAATGAACAATATTTTGAGGGCTATAACCTTGGAGACACAAATTATGAAGGGAGAACAACCGTATTAACAGCATCAACCGCTATAGTACCATATGCACAATACCATATTAAATTGGTTATCGCCGATCAATCTGATGAAACTTTTGATTCTGCCGTTTTTATTGAAGCTGATAGTTTCAAAATTTTAGATTTAGGTGATGATATTTCTACTTGTTCTGGGGCTGCTTTATTAAATGCTGATATTCAAAATCCATCAGCTACTTACAGGTGGTTTTTAAACAATAATGAAATTGATGGACAAACAAACTCAACACTTAATGCGATTCAAAGTGGCACTTACAGCGTTGAAGTTACCGTACCACTTAATGATAGTGCATGTGTAGAAGAAGATGACATTATAGTTGTACTAAATACCGAAGAAAACATCAGTCCCATATCAGATTATGAGATGTGTGATGATGTTTCAAATGGCGTTGGTGTAGAAAGCTTCGACCTTTCTCTTAAAGATTCAGAAATCATAACTAACATTCAAAACATACCGTTTACTAATTATACTTTCTCCTACCACTTATCTGATGCTGATGCTAGAAATAATAACGGCATTACTACAATAGAAAACACCATAAGTCCACAACCTATTATTGTTCGTATTGAAGATACAGATACAGGGTGTTTAGGATTTACACGTTTTAATTTAATAGTAAACCCTATTCCTAATATAACACCACCAACAACACTTAATGTTTGTGATAGTGATGAAAATCCAGATGGTTATTCAATCATAGATTTAACAGAAAAGGACGACGAAATAACAGGTGGACAAAATAATTTGATAGTAACTTATTATTCCAATCCAGATGATGCTGATATTGGTAGTGGCGATAATCAAATAATCACCTATACAAATAGTACGACCCCATCAGATACAGTTTTTGTTAGAGTTTATGATACTCAAACAGGTTGTTACAACACTACAACTTTAGATATCAACATGGACATAAGTCCTATCGTTAATACAGATACTCAATATATTGATGCCTGTGATCACGACCCCATAGATGGCTTTGCTACATTTGATTTAACAGAAGTTCTTGCTGATATTATAGGAACGTTAACAGGTGTTACACCTTCTTTTCACGAAACTTATTTGGATGCTGAATCTGGAAGTAATCCAATTGCTGATGCTACAAATTATAATAACATTCAACAAAATCTCCAAGAGGTTTATGTTAGAATTGAAGACGATAATACAAGATGTTATAGAATTGTCCCCATAGAAATTCATACAAATTTATTACTTACAGGAACATCAGTAGAAGATTTTGCCTTGTGTGATACCGAAGGTAGTGGTGGAATTATCGGCTTTCCTTTAAACACAGTTCAATCATTTATAGCGAATGGCTTACCTAACATTAAGGTTACGTTTTATGATTCTGAAGATGATAGAGATAATAGTAATAACCCCATACCCAAGGGTGTCCTTTTTGAAGTTAGTGCTACAAGCCCTAAAACACTATATATAAGAATAGATAATGGTGATTGCAATGAAGTAGCTGAAATTCGACTTATTGTAAATCCTATTTTATTATTTGAGCCGACAGCTCCTATTACTTATTGTGATAATGACGATGATGTTACAGATGGGAGCGTAAGTGTAGACTTATCCTATTTTGATGATATAGTAACTGGAGGAAACACAGACTTTACTACTAGATATTTTCTACAACAAGATGACACAAATAATGATGCACTCGCACTCCCTCCTTTTCATACAGTTACTGGAACAGAAACTATATATGTTCGGATTGAAAATGTAGATACAGGTTGTAAAACTGTTTCTAATTTTGATATTGAAATCATTCAAGCTCCAGAAACAACAAACCCGGATCCTATTATTATATGTGATAATGATCAGGATGGTTTTTCCATAATCAATTTAAATGATGTTATTACAAAAGTTGTTACAGATCCAACGCAGTTTAATATAGATTTCTATACGTCTTTAGATGATGCTGATGCTGGTAACAATCCCATTCCTGTTTCAGAAAGAGACACTTATAATTCTAATACACAAACTATTTATATTAAAGTAGAAAATACTACTTGTTATAAAATTACACCATTAGAGGTTATAATTAATACCACACCTGTTTTTCCTATTATTGAACCGCTTCAAGTTTGTGAAGACGACAATGACCAAATTGAAGCTTTTATATTATCTGATAAAGATGCTGAAATTTTAAACGGACAAATTGGAAAAGAAGTGTATTACTTTGAAAAGGAAACTGATGCTTTAACAGGAAATACAGCCAATGCTATCGACAAATACAATGACTTTTTTAATACATCTCCAACCCAAACCATATACGTACGTGTTGAAAATATAACGGCCCCTGATTGTTATGGAACTGATGCATTCACCATTAGAGTATCATCAAACCCGATATACAATACTGCTTTTGAAGATTATTTCCAATGTGATGATGAAAGTAATGATGAAAAGCATCTGTTTGATTTAAATGAAAAAATTACTGAGATAAAGCAAGGAGCACCAAATCCAGATGATTTAGAAATCTCTTTTCATTTATTTGATGATGATGCTCAATTTGGGAACTTGCCTGTGTCGCTTCAATATACTAACATAAGTAATCCACAAAAACTATATGTAAGGATTAAAAGCACAAACACCCAATGTATTGTGGTAGATGAATTTGATATTAAGATCATTCCCGCACCAAACCTTACAGATGCCAGTCCATTTAGAGTTTGCGATAATGATTCAAATCGCTATGACGGCGTGACTGAATTTAATCTAGATGATGCAGATTACCAAAATTTAGATAGAATACAAACAGGCGTTGTGGTTCATTATTTCGAAAACTTTGATGATATTAATCAAGATGATGCTTTAGATAATAGTCTTGCAATTGCAAATCCCACAAACTACATTTCTAACACCAAAACAGTGTATATAAAAGTAACGAATACTTTAACAGAATGTTTTACAATAATACCTTTGGATCTGGTTGTAGAATCGCCACCAGTTATTAACAACATAGGCACTATTCTTATATGCGACAATGACACTAATACTTATGATTTATTACAAGTAAATTATATGCTTTTAACAGACCCAAGTACTGCCAGCATATCGTATTATAATTCTATAGATGATGCAAAAGATGATAATGCGACTCCAATAGGGAACATCTTTAATTACACATCAAGTATTCACACCATTTTTGTAAGGCTTGAAAACACCGATTTCAATTGCTTTGTCACCACATCATTCAACTTACAAATAAACCCCAATCCTATAGCCTATACGCCTGAAGATTTAACGGAATGTGATGATGATTATGATGGTGTTTTTGAATTTGATTTGTCACAAAATGATGATGACATAGTAGGAACTCAAAACCCAACACTATTTACAGTTACTTACTATACCGATTTAACAAAAGCCGAGGCAGGAATAGCCGAAATTAATTATTCGCATCCAGCGATTAATGGCGATATCATATTTGCCAGAATAGAAAACAAAGACACACGTTGTTATGATATTACACAATTCACGGTTTTTGTAAATCCATTACCGGCTATATATATAAATGACGTTATACCTCTATGCGTTAATAACTTACCATTGATTATAGATGCCCAAACAGAAAACCCTGCCGATACGTATTTGTGGTCTACTGGAGAAACCACACCTCAAATAGAATTGGATCTTGGAGATATTGGAAATTACTGGGTAACTGTAACAAGAGCTTATACCAACGCTCCTAGTTGTGAGTATACAAAATCGTTTTCAGTAATTGAATCGGCTATTGCAGATATAAACTTTACAACAACTGTAGATTTTGCTGAGCCAAATAAAATAACCATTGATGCAAGCGGAATTGGCGATTATGTTTATATTTTAGATAATGGTGAACCTCAAGTTTCTAATGTTTTTGAAAATGTAACGCTTGGTCCACATACTGTTACAGTTAGAGATTTAAATGGTTGTGAAGATATTTCTCAAGAAGTAACTGTTTTCGACATACCAAAATTTGTAACTCCTAATAATGATGGGTACTTTGACACTTGGCATGTTGTTGACCATAATCAATTACCAGGAACCATCGTTTATATTTACGACAGATATGGTAAACTTATAAAAACCTTACCACACACATCCATTGGTTGGGATGGCACATATAATGGCTATAACATGCCAGCAGATGACTATTGGTTTGTAGCAAACATTATTCAACAAGGTAATGCTTTTACAATAAAAGGACACTTCGCTTTAAAAAGATAA